TCCGACAATTCCACTGCCAAGGATAATGACATCAAATTTCATAAAACATAAACTCCATTTGCTGAGGAAAAAATAATATTATTGCGCTAGTTATACGAGCTTATAGCGTATTCATTATGAAAATTAAATAAGGGAGACCTAAATTTTAATAAGGGAAAATAACAAGTGTTGATCCCGCCTATATGCATTATAAAAGCACGATTCCAAGATAGGTTAGGTATAAAATTCCATTCAAAAGCAATGCACTCACTTTAATCCCATGTGCTGAAATATTAAACCTTAACCATGCTGTAGCCAGGTAAGTAATGAGGATGCCGGTGAGTACTATCCTGGAAGGTTGCCACGGTGTTAAAAGTATTCCTAATGCAGGTAATAATGTTCCCTGAAAAACCATCGCACCAGATATATTACCAAAGCCTAGAGTGTCTTGCCCTTTGCGTACCCAAATCACACTGTTTACCTTTTCCGGTAATTCTGTTGCTATAGGAATAATAAGCAACGATAAAAGCAAAACAGGTACACCAATAGAGTCTGCCACTTCATGTACGCCCTCAATGAATCCTTTTGCACTAAATACTAATAAAATCAAACCAAAAAGTAATTGAATCAGGATTGTTGTGAGGTTGGTTTTTAGGCCTAGCTGGTTTAGGATCAAGGGTTCATTCGTGATGACAGCATGCCCATCTTTGACTAAAGCTTTAGATGCACTAAATGTAAGTAATAAATAGATAAAATAGAGAGAAATCAGTGTAACACTAAATAAAATACGTATATAGTTTGGCTCTAGAGGAAGAAACATTGCTAAAGCACCGAATGTAAATGCTACTAGGAAAAAATTCAAATCTCTTTTAAATCCACTAACTTCTGGTGCTATATATCCCTTAATACCTCGCTTTTTAATTACTGAAAAAGCCATAATAAACGTTGATAAGGTAGATAACATTAATGGAGCACCTAAAATTGCTCCTACACTAATTTCTTCATTAATTTGTCGATCAGGAGTTCCTGCAATAATTGCTAAAAGTGGTACGGTTGTTTCTGGAAGTGCTGTAGAAATCGCTGCAAATATTGAACCGGTGACCCCAGTTGAAATATTTATTTTTTCACCAAAATATTCCAGCGCATTAGAGAATAATTGCGCTGATATTAAGATAAGAACGAGCATAACTAATAGTTCAAGCCACATGTACATAGATATCCCTAATAATCCACAGCTAAATTATCATCCTGAATAAGGAAAAAAAACATGGCATTCCTCCAGAGATAGATAGGATATTTTAAATCACGCTCTCTAGTATCCAAGTGCCGCCAATTATTCACGACATCCTGATGATCTTAATCAAATGCAAATTGCTTCATATAGATCGAAGCACAAAGCTATCAATATGCCCAGGATAATTGTAAAAAAAATTTAATGATCTTTATAATCCAAAGCAATTAAAATGCAAGGTCCGCCAGCTATGATATTGATTTTGTGTTGCTTACAGTGTTGAATGGCGTTATTACTTTCTGCACCTGGTTGCATCCAAATATTTTTAATGCCCTTTTGAATTGCATCTTCAACAACTTTCTCGGTAACGGCAGCTGGGGTGATGATGGAAATGCTTTCCACCTCGTCTGGCAAATCTCGTACTGAAGAGAAAACAGACAATCCTTCAATGTGATCTTCCTGAGGATTTACTGGATAAACCTTTTTACCATTTTGTAAATAACAACGTAAAACCTTATTTCCATATTTTCCCCGATTGGATGAGGCACCAACCACAGCAAATGCTTTTGACTTAAAAAATATATCAATTTGATCATTTATCATAGTGTCTTATTTAAAAAATTTGGCATTTAACTAGTTTAGCAGTGAATAGTGATTCATGGTATCTTTGATGACATATCCGTTTGATATGTTTAAAATTTTTACCAGCATTTTCTCTTACTTTTTAAAGGACTCATCTTCACCATCACGCAAAATTTTCTCAATCCAGGTTTTTAATTTAGTATAGTGCGAACCCTCCCAATAAATTTTTTTGCACGAACGGCATTGCATGAAGGTTTTATAATATTTTTGTGCTAATTTAGGAATATCTGCGATGATTTTAGTTTTTTCAATTTTTTTCAGCTTTCCATTACACGAGAGGCATCGAGTAAATGGATGGCACTGTTTTCCTAGCTGGAACTGATGCAACACTTCGTCTATTTGCTGTTGAGGATTGGTATGGTGTATCCAATGCCCATGGGTTATTCTTTTATTTTTTAAAATCCCGATATCACGTGTTAACACTATTCGATGTTCCTTAATACTGCATTGAATGATGAACTCATCCGTTAAATTATTTGCGTAAACCACATCAAATCCGAGTAAACGCAAATACTTAGCGAGTTTTCCAAGATGCACATCCAGAATAAAACGAGGTTTTCTCAGTGGTTCGGGGTGTAGTTGAATTATTTCACTTAAATCAAAAACCTCAAAAACAGGATATACGGAAATAAAATCTTTATCTTGGACAAGATAGTTGAAAT
This sequence is a window from Legionella cherrii. Protein-coding genes within it:
- a CDS encoding sodium:calcium antiporter; the protein is MWLELLVMLVLILISAQLFSNALEYFGEKINISTGVTGSIFAAISTALPETTVPLLAIIAGTPDRQINEEISVGAILGAPLMLSTLSTFIMAFSVIKKRGIKGYIAPEVSGFKRDLNFFLVAFTFGALAMFLPLEPNYIRILFSVTLISLYFIYLLLTFSASKALVKDGHAVITNEPLILNQLGLKTNLTTILIQLLFGLILLVFSAKGFIEGVHEVADSIGVPVLLLSLLIIPIATELPEKVNSVIWVRKGQDTLGFGNISGAMVFQGTLLPALGILLTPWQPSRIVLTGILITYLATAWLRFNISAHGIKVSALLLNGILYLTYLGIVLL
- a CDS encoding CoA-binding protein is translated as MINDQIDIFFKSKAFAVVGASSNRGKYGNKVLRCYLQNGKKVYPVNPQEDHIEGLSVFSSVRDLPDEVESISIITPAAVTEKVVEDAIQKGIKNIWMQPGAESNNAIQHCKQHKINIIAGGPCILIALDYKDH
- a CDS encoding Mut7-C RNAse domain-containing protein, translated to MISIQLRFYEELNDFLPPEKRKTQFIHTVAQKTSIKDLIESLGIPHTEIEVILVNGISVDFNYLVQDKDFISVYPVFEVFDLSEIIQLHPEPLRKPRFILDVHLGKLAKYLRLLGFDVVYANNLTDEFIIQCSIKEHRIVLTRDIGILKNKRITHGHWIHHTNPQQQIDEVLHQFQLGKQCHPFTRCLSCNGKLKKIEKTKIIADIPKLAQKYYKTFMQCRSCKKIYWEGSHYTKLKTWIEKILRDGEDESFKK